Below is a genomic region from Helianthus annuus cultivar XRQ/B chromosome 2, HanXRQr2.0-SUNRISE, whole genome shotgun sequence.
AAGAAACAGTTTGAGCAACTATCACACAAGATCGGTCTCcgtagattgaaagatgtttgttgaattcaGGGGAAGAATTATACACActgtactctttttcccttaactaagtttagtCCCAATGgattttcttagtaaggtttttaatgagccAGTTCaactgatccagtagtatcagtttattaTATAGGTCCAGAATTATCTATTTAATATCATCCTGAAGTATGTTATTAACTgtgtataataaataataatatatatctgAGGGGGAGtattataaatacatatatattcCCTCCTAATTCTCCTCCTAAGTAGTTATGTTTTCAGTTACATTTTGACTATAttattgtgtatatatatgtggtTGATAAATGAAAGACTACACACTTCCCATACACTTCTCATTTTTTATTTCAAATTCTttaattatgtaaataaaataatagatatAAATTCCGTAATTCATGTTTCAATTGACCCTTTCTATTCTTCACAATTTACTTAGCCATTGACAACTTCTTAATCGGAGAGTTGGGTCAAACAATCTGTAACCTAATAGTAAAATTGAGTCTTGATTTCTTCCGATTCCAATTAAGGTGTTCCtatttttcatcattttttgttaTAGATAGATTTCAGAATTCAAATTCAAATCCATGCTATTTTACTTTCAATCCCACTAACagagctatatatatatatatgtgatagGTATTATTATCTAATTATCTAATGCATAAGCCTTCTCTCAATTGCGAGTATCAGCTTAAGTTTCAAGTTAGTGTTTTGATTTTATTGCGAGCATCAGTTGTGCGATAGTTTTCTAATTTCGAAACATTACAATTATTGCCAGTATGTACGATACTTATCTAATTTTGAACCAGAGTATAAGCTACACAGTTGTTTTCTAATGATTTCATTTTACTGCTTCTGTAACTGATGTATTGAGAGTTACCTAATTGCCATAGTTTCAGTTTGATTGTAGGATAATATTTATTGGATTAGTAGTTTCTTGAAGAACAATTTGTTACTCAGATTTATGTGCACTAAAAGCTTTAGGGTAGTTATATGGCATATACTATTGTTCCTTAGACCTATGTTCTTCGTGTCTTTAtaattaaatgtttttttttttcatatttaacCTCTGATCACTTCTGCTTATTGGATATGGCCGATAGGATCTTATGTGCTAGAGTAAGCTTTACCCAAGGAGCCACAAGGATATGAATCAAGACAATATGTTTAGTCATTATTTTCCACCCATAGGATGGTTTACATGGTTCTTGTATTCCCTGTTTGAGGACTCCTTTAAGAAACGGCACACCCATTTGACaaaattattttaatattatgtaTTGTTTAGAGATTGACAATATATTTCTCATTATTAGCGGAACATCCATATGAATTGAGCTACTAATGGCACAGATCAACATTACCTTAGGCAATAAACTTGTATACATTCTAAGCAACATAACTTCCTTTATTTTTGTGTTTACACTATGCTGTTTAAATAAACTTGGTAAAGAAATAAATAAGTACTCATTTGATACCATTTCAAGTGTGTATGTATTTCTATTacattattattttataaatattaacaaGTTTTAACATTCAACCTATGTTACAGTTTTATAAATTTTACGAATTTTATTGTTCAATCCGTGTAACATACGGTTTACTAACTtagttaaaaataaataaaaaccctGGAAGTTTTTTTGGAACGGAAATTTAATTACTGAAAAATAGAAAAGCTTAAATTATAATATAAATATGCTGAAAAGGCCCCTTGCCCTGCGACATATCTCTTCGTTCTGTCGTCAACTGTGTGCAGAAAATGAAGGCTCATTCTATACACACCCCCCCTCGTTCCTGATTATACCcccccttgtgagaggaaaactgtcggtcccacgcaggccccacctgtaagtatgtgagaggaggaGGGTGAAAAAAGTAATTagggggtgtagaaagtagcacccaAAATGAAAACCCTAGAATATGAATATGATGAGCAATCGACGGCAGCAGATAATCGATCAACCAAGAAAGCAACGACTTCATTTCCAGGTGAGATCATCGAAGAGATCCTCTCCAGACTCCCCGCTAAATCCATCCTCCGATTCCGATCAGTCTCCAAACCATGGCTCTCGCTCATCTCCACTCCATCATTCACCAAACTGCACTTCACTCGCGCCACCGCTGCCCACCGCACAGCCTTATTCATCTCCGCTTACAATTTTTCCACTGGCAAACGACACTTTCTCTCAGCCCCACATGACGGTGGACCCGTTACTCATCTCATGACACTCGACCACCCTTGTTTTGCTAGTATAGCAGCCCAACATTTGAACGGGTTAGTATGCTTTACTTACCATACTTGGTCTTCCCACGCTCATGCTTTCCTTGTTAACCCAAGCACGCATAAGAGTTTTAAACTCCCATCTCCGGGTTCttctatgttttatttatttgggttCGATGAGTCTAGAAACGAACATAAGATTTTATCCATCAGGAAACTTTTTAAACCTCTTGCTATTGAGATTATGATTTTGTCTATGACAAATTATTCATGGCGAAAGATCGATACAGAACCTCCTGCTTTTAGTTGGGATGGTTATCACACCAAGGATGGTGTTTGTGTCAATAGTGTAGTATATCTAATGCTGGAATCGTATGATATTTTGGCGTTTGACTTTAGAACCGAAAAATTTTCTTTAATTAACACTCCTCAAGATGTTTTGGCCCGTGCTGATGCGGTGAAAAATAATCCTTACATCATAAAAATCAATGGCTGTCTAGGAGTTTGTTGTCATGATTTTGTGGATGATATCAACGAAATGTATATCTGGATATTACAAAACTATGAAAATCGTATTTGGATCAAAGAAACCATTACATTCCCCGAGCCTTGGAGAGGGTCAGGTTTCGATTTCTCTATGGATTCTATTAATACGGACGAGATTATCATTTCCTCAAGCAagttttccaaaaatgtgatgaCTATACCTGTCTATAACAGGAAGAGTAGATGTTTTAGATCATTACATTTCACTCCCGGCCATCAATTTCCGTTGTCAAGAACATTGATGTTTGATAAGATCGGGTGTTATGTTGAAAGCATGCTTCCTTTGTAGAGGAACATATGACAAGACTTGATGATCCAGTACAAGTTCTTCCATGGGTAAATGCTAGTTCTTGCATCCTACTTTGCAATTCAGGTTTCACTTTCTTTGATGTATGTTTTTATGGAGATTTATGTTGTTAAATAGTGTTTTATTTACCAACCTTTTTGGATAGGGTGTTCCTAATCCTGTTTTGCTACACAGTAAATCAAACCGCTTTGAATTGTGTTATGTTCTGGCAGGATTGTTATTAGGATACATATTGAAGACGTAAGGAAGTATCATACCATTGTGGTTAGGATATTAACATCCACCCTCAAATATACATTTTTTTAGCACAAAACAATGATTTGAAACCCATGATTACTTAACCTTTGTGTCTTGGTTTTTTGTCATGTGTTTTGGATGGGATAACATGGGAAACATGTGTCATAAGGAGAAAAAATGTATATTTGATTTGAAACCCATGATTACTTAACCTTTGTGTCTTGGTTTTTTGTCATGTGTTTTGGATGGGATAACATGGGAAACATGTGTCATAAGGAGACCGAATTGCGCATGGGTAGTCATCTCACATTATAATCTACTCTTTAAGATTCACCAAATTTTCTTTCTTATTTCATTTTCCATGGTCTTTAGGgaatttcttaaattttatgttttgCTGATTAATGGTTTAGGTCCAGTTTTGACCCTATCGTTTAGTTTAGTGAAATTACTTGGGATCATAGGAGTGTTAATGCTGAAGATTAGCATAGCTATTGGAAAAATTAGGTTGGACCATACCTTTGAGATTAGGATATTAATACCTTTGAGAATTAAGATGCCAATCAGATAAATAAGTATTCTATGTATAGTTAAAGTCAATATTTTATGTGGCTAAAGCTTTCCATACTCGAGAGAACACGTTTGGGGGAATTGGAGTGGGCTAACAATTTAACTGGCCGAGGAACGGAAGAAGGGCATCATGACGATCGTTTTGTCGACTCTTTGGCACATCTGAAAAGCAAGGAATAATAGATTTCTCCTAAAACTTCATCATGAATAAATTAGAATTTTCTCATAACTTCATCCCGACTTAAAACAATAGAAGACGTAAAGTTAAACTCGTTCTAATGGTTAACAAGTAGATCCAAATTCAATTGTTGAGGTAGATGGTGTGATTCCAATATAAGAGATGTAATCTTGTAATTGTACTTTTTGTTGGGTTTTACAACTTCTTGCTCGCCCTTGCTATATATAGTTTTCTACCATTCTAAAAAAAAAGCTAAATACATACTTATAACGTCTGTCGCAGAGGGAAGATTGTTGCCAAGCATTTCATAACATACTCCAATTTGTGATTCTACATAGACAGATTAATGATCAGTATTCATACAAGTCATTTTTAAGTTTTTGTTTTGCTGAGTTGTGTCTTACGTACATTATAAAAGATAGAGAATAAAAGGTAGAAAATGAATCAAAAATGGTTTCAACTAGCTAGTCCAGCAATGATAGTTAGACGTGTCGCGAAAGCGGACTTATACAAAGTTTACCAACACATTGGGCAAATTAGGGCTTGTTTGACACATAAAGATCGATGAAAGCAAGGataaataaagcatgttgtttgataaactaaaggtgaaaaaaaagcAAGCAAGCAACACTACGGTTATGTTTGTTATCTACAACGTTAACATGAACAGTCAAAGAAAATTAAAGCATGCTGTTTTTTGTTGTGGGAAGTAGGGTTTCTGAATGCAAACGATCATGTCTTTTTTTCTCCGTCCCTTTTCTGCTAGATTTCAGCCTTCCTGCGACCGACCCGAGCGACGAAGCCGGCCTTAATTGGAGCGACGGACCTTTGAGAACCGCACTAGAAAGAAAATAAAAAGGAAGACAAatgttaatttaattaaaactgAATGAGTGTAGCGGCGCACAAGGAAATAGAATGAAATAATATGATATAGTTAATAAAGAAACCCGGTCGAGAGGTCTGAAAGTTGGCTTTATTCAAAAATCAATGTGATGACTCGACACACAAATCCCGACCCGGGTTGACATGCAAATAAAAAAAAGCATGTTCTGTCAGGTATGAACATGAATGTGGGGGTGGGGGATACCTCGTCACAGTTGAGGAACGTCAGACGGTTCTCCTTATCCTTTTCAATGCGTGTATGTCGGCCCTTGCAACTATTGCAGATAACATAGTCATCTGAGTAAAAAGGGAAAGTTATCAGGGCTTTGGCCTCTAAAAAAACAAGCAATGCAAAGAAAATCATGATCTAGATAGGTAACTTACTCATATATCGGCGaagtgtaggtcccttttctcggaggatcgagaacaaacctaaaccttgttatactaacccactagcgagtgcggaatccaagctagtaggcaaaccgggatgaagcaagtagagaaacaagcacacaagatttcaccgattaacaccactgtattaatacgtatgaaggtttacggttacaagcacaatgtttacaaaaccaaagatgtaaactctcaagtgtgtgtgtgtgtttccagcagaatgctctctagctctctatgtgtgcatctgtCTAACACtcacacactgcatgggtatttatacccatacatagcaGATCTGGTCGAAGgactcgatagatggtccgaaggatcatctatcgatgacagggagctcgaacgatcatcatggacatcgaaggatcatccttcgatgtctaatggttgaaccatggtcgaaccatatctttctagcacctcgaaggatcagttgtatccttcgaggctatccttcgatccagacaacatcatgttgtccaagtcaaactaggaggatagttgacttggtcaacttacagactgacttaggacatcgttttcaTACAGGCCGaacacagacaaagtacagacacaagtgcaccaacaaactcccccttggctgtagctttgtctttatcttctatagatgcagactcgtcttgaacttcgacggtctttggtcttcgagttaccaaaactctgatgtccttacaagtcttcaatgtcggaggatcttcaaagtcttcacgtcttgaaagcagagagtgtatcaacaaactacccgtatcatgtaggaagtgtgttgacaaactcccccttaacataagctcccccttgagttatgctcgtgaaatactttaactttatgaagtgagatccttgtggtgttgatgatggccaacggcaactcgatcatcttcatcttttgagcgccttctcgtcgtgtcttcatcccaaagcttgtcatcgaccatgttctcctagcctttagaatctgcacatgcaagaaatctaaacgcataatgagaacaactgcctggaatatagtataaacaaatgacacacgaatgaccatgtcacaatcaaacaccgtccgacagtttgaaagtttaataaaatttgtcaattttagtctttaactttcaaaacatgcaaatttcgaccgtttatgaagatttagtcagttcggttttcagtcaggtttcaggtaacgaagactcgagctccaacatcgtacgatcgaaaataaagcagaaataaaatctttttggcttttataaagtttatattaaaacacacctaaaatctttttggtatttttgaaagtaaaagacaacaagttaaaatcctttgagtgttatcaaacgacatcaccgctaatgtcgtgctgatatgcaccaaacgacgaaactcttttaaaagaaaacaataaaagttaagcagtaaataaataaatatatacaaacattctttttgcgagtttcgagggtaagagaatcatatcagtgtacggtcatgccaaaacactcttgttgttcagttagttaatattaagataagcatcctataacaattatcggtattgttgtccacttaagctcaacttatcagatgtaatcatggcgaggggatacgttaaggtatgatttatacttaccgaccggtgttcatccacatcacgacacattcccgtatcaaggtatgcacgagagttcatcttaccggtgagtataccgattatcatctgtttgaccgtataaattgtgagatactcacttattttgatttgaaaacaagccctatgtgatataatcacttattgatgaggaacttgattttcgtatgcatgagggcacaggtgcaagtgcgtgaacaggtcagtacttccgtacagcagagagacgaacttgacacccggataagtgtgatattttatcacttatttgatttggacatgtgattgtttatcacttattgaggtcgaatgcagtatgtaatatgtacacgtatgtatggtatcatggaagatcttagacttagtctatttatagaagcaaccatgatacccagatgataagcagcataaagaccgaatatctcagaacctcggcaatctatcaaacgaaatttcggtactaagaccatatgccaatgaatggttcccacctggtcttcagtcgattaagatttatatcaccctgcacactttaaaatgattgtgagcctaccgatacatcttatatagagctgcttatcgttttgcatttaaggtttaaagaggtttggatagaccactgatgtactatcattttctcttttgctcgccaggaaactcatttttgtttttctattgtttttgtgtttttgaaatttttcgatgtttttgtattttccgatttttggatttactccccctaaaatcaacaaactaagataaatttaaaaacacacaaagatattcacaaaaatgattttccgatgttggttttactcatgcttgaccttaatgccgtttaccaataataaaaagtcaaatctagatttgtcaaaagctttggtaaataagtcggcacgttggtcatcggtgtggaccttaacaacatcgattagccttttctcaaagcaatcacgtatgaagtgatatttgatttcgatgtgtttggtcttggaatgctgcacaggatttttagtgatatctaaagcagcagaattatcaacgtaaataggagtagttaggaattcaaaaccgtagtcccgcaattgttgttggatccaaagaacttgtgaacaacaacttgaggcagcaatgtattcagcttcgcatgttgatgtagcgacacacgtctgcttcttgcactgccatgtgactaggcgatttcctaaaaactgacatccagcagttgtggatttgccgtcgattttacatccgccaaaatcagaatcactgaatgcgaccaagtcaaagttattatccctaggataccacagaccggtgtcggggtaagccttcaaataacgaaaaatccttttgacagcagcaagatgtgaggccttcggattaacttgatatctggcaagtaggcacgttgggtacattatatctggccttgatgctgtgaggtacataagtgatccaatcatcgcgcgatagtatgaagggctaacaggttcacccttcacatcaggagttattccgtgattagttggcagtggggtaccaatgggcgttgcatcggacatctggaaccggctcaagatgtctccaacatatttagtctgatggatgaatatcccagactccgtttgttgcacttgtaggcccaaaaagaaattcatttcccccatagcactcatctcgaatttatcctgcatgatgcgctcgaaattcctacacaaaacatcattagtagaaccaaaaataatatcatcaacatatacctgaaccagaagaagatctccatcttgttctttgatgaagagagtacaatcgataagacctcttcgaaaaccgttctccagcagatatgtagataaggttgcataccaagctcgtggcgcttgatgaagaccatagagagctttgttgagcaaccaaacccgatcgggatgaacaggatcttcaaaacctggaggctgttcgacatatacctcttcttcaaccacaccatgtaaaaatgcacttttgacgtccatctggtaaaccttgaatcctttgaatgaggcataagccagaaagatccgaatagcttccagacgtgcaactggtgcatagacttcgttgtagtcgatcccttctatctgacgaaaaccttgaacgactaaacgagctttgtttcgaataaccactccacggtcgtctttcttgcatttgaagacccatcgagtgccaatcttcttgtagttctcaggcttttcaacaagcttccaaacaccaagcttgtgaaattgctgtaattcttcctgcatggcttcaacccaggcACTATCTTTCAAAGcgtctttccacgactttggttcttcttgtgacacgtaacacgcgaaggaccagtcattctgttggccagattctcttatagctgaatacaaaccagcattccggttatTTCTCAgttgattacgcgtctgcacaccgcgatggacatctcctatgatattctgctgtggatgggtatcgtgaatcctcatttcggGATTATCCggtacacgagcattgatacccaaattattcagattaagatcaacaaccaactctaCACCTGGAATGTGggtagaagtggatgcattcccttcagcagtatctatattctgcgtatgaggtgtatcaccagaggcaccttgaacaggagcagctggagctgaagatccttcggctgcatcatgatattcatcatcttcagaagagtcattataatcagcagcatcttcataaacctcattttgaaccatatttttgactgacgaagaagcttgagagtctacaacaataggtctaaccaatggcgagactgcagcgttgtcactttccaacaacatccgagccgctgctgattcttcgtcaaaggttggcagattgaaggagtcaaataggccatcataatcgaacatccacggatcacccggagccctaacaggactcgtgtacctttgaaccctaacttcactccatagctctatctttttggtagctagattccaaacacgaaaattaggagtagcatatccaaggaagaaaccctcgatagctcttgcaccaaactttccatccggctcaatcatagtacaaggagcaccaaacggttcaaggtaagaaagatccggtttccttctctgaaggagttcgaagcaagtcttgccatgtctctttactgtaagaactctgttcaacgtgtagcaagcagccgatacagcctctccccagaattgaatagggagttccgactctactaacattgttcttgcagtttctatgatcgtccgattcttcctctcagcgacaccattttgttgtggagtataacgagaactgtactcatgaagaatgcctttagaagtacaaaactcatccataacctgattcttgaattcagttccattgtcgcttcggatcctttttactttcaacgtatagagattttccaacattgtaagaagatccttgaggatgccaggagtttcactcttgtgtgccataaaagatacccaagaaaatctagagtagtcatcagtaactactaaacaataagcatcaccaaacgttgtcttgtgcttcataggtccaaagaggtccatatgaagacgttcgagaggcttgctaacagtgttgattttcttcaaagggtgagacttcttcgtttgcttccccttttggcacgagacacagatatcttgtagatgaaaacttcttacaggcacaccattcacaagattatttttcaccaaatggttcatctttctcaagtgaatgtgtcccattcttctgtgccaagatatagactccttttctgtggcttttgagacaaaacaagtaacttgtgcagatgttgtaatcgcctggctcatgtcgagaatataaagatcattaactctcggagccgataagagaatccattcttgtggaattttgaatccaggtttcagcacatagcagccagcatcatcaaaaatcactgagaactttttatcgcagatttgcgacacactgagaagattgtgatcaatttgcttcacataattgatcttatcaaagcacacgataccattggagatgcttccttctccagtgatgtagccacctttatcacccgcaaaagcaacataccctcctctgatatttctcacgtcatataggagccgtaagtcgccagtcatgtgcctggatgctccactatcaacaatccaatgactattaatagttcctcctagaacatcctgcacatgtcatttgAACACAttagttgaggatggggacccaagccttagtggtcttgggtcgtccctgagcatctcGAATAATGAGCTCGATTTGCTGATGGTTTTCAAACACATTTACTCCCCCTGAACTAGCACTCCTTTTAGGTTTCCtagcttgtttttgtttaccagattgtgtattatgtacagtTTCTGATTTTAAAggttgtgacaaactaggtttccttttaactGTTTTGACTTCAGATTTCAATGCCTTTTTAACAGTTTTAATGTTAtgacgtcgttgtttcgtttcttgttccttaacagttcgtttatcatgttttggaggAACAGGACGACGTTGTGGGTGAGACTGTTCAGATGGGGTTTtctcaacaaaatttggtttgggcaagTTGGTGCAATCCTTAATGATGTGCCCAAccttcccacatttgaaacaagttctcctttcaacaaacttaggagagcTTGATCGACTGACAGATGTTGAatctgtagaacctgaggtacttgctcgttcatcacacccatttgtatgttgagtgtaattgttatcactgttacgtttcaaaattttgacttgttgtacaaaatcattgtttgatttgttttcaaaagtctcaattttatcagtaccttttgatgctacaaatttaacatcttttcctttcttcatgtaacgagctccttttgattcaactttaGCCTTTGACTTTGGAGCTCGTTgaggttgtttacccttagaagcagtaggttgtcgagtggttggagatttttgattaccaaactgtttcctaatctcagccttaggaattggatcacattgtgttaccacaattcccggaagtgtttttcccaaaaatttgtttgtattgtcttcaaagactttgtcaatcaaagatttatttacatttttaattggaaaaacatgatctgagtagattttattatctccaaccaaagtgtacagcacattactgcttttaacagtagacacacctgttttatcaactttgacaggatcaatcacttgctccttaacagatggaacatcaggagtatcaggatcacaaagaatgtgattctc
It encodes:
- the LOC118485659 gene encoding putative F-box protein At1g50870 — translated: MKTLEYEYDEQSTAADNRSTKKATTSFPGEIIEEILSRLPAKSILRFRSVSKPWLSLISTPSFTKLHFTRATAAHRTALFISAYNFSTGKRHFLSAPHDGGPVTHLMTLDHPCFASIAAQHLNGLVCFTYHTWSSHAHAFLVNPSTHKSFKLPSPGSSMFYLFGFDESRNEHKILSIRKLFKPLAIEIMILSMTNYSWRKIDTEPPAFSWDGYHTKDGVCVNSVVYLMLESYDILAFDFRTEKFSLINTPQDVLARADAVKNNPYIIKINGCLGVCCHDFVDDINEMYIWILQNYENRIWIKETITFPEPWRGSGFDFSMDSINTDEIIISSSKFSKNVMTIPVYNRKSRCFRSLHFTPGHQFPLSRTLMFDKIGCYVESMLPL